A section of the Drosophila subobscura isolate 14011-0131.10 chromosome A, UCBerk_Dsub_1.0, whole genome shotgun sequence genome encodes:
- the LOC117895203 gene encoding collagen alpha-1(I) chain isoform X17 has protein sequence MATNRSTRLLVLLVLTALVANHQARAAAAILKCAGKSAVCVGPLTYQLCVDDLTTGNVIPCQTSTRCVTDGIEICEPIKIDAEAPTAAVAKMVTITDSPAAVSESALLVDGTGTGNSNATTNTISTEGLGSSTSAGPTTTPAETTTAPAETTNILETTTEISWSEVSLDPESTTSVINENTTNTNAPGQSEPNATEGSTAAPGEVSPNNPAGSTSAPGTPEDPSAPAGSTNAPGTPADPNVPAGSTAAPGSPEDPNAPAGSTATPGTPADPNAPAGSTADPGNPADPNAPAGSTNAPDTPADPNVPAGSTADPGNPADPNAPAGSTNAPGTPADPNVPADSTAAPGVPNAPAGSTASPGTPSDPNAPAGSTAAPGNPADPNAPAGSTNAPDTPADPNVPAGSTAAPGSPEDPNAPAGSTSTPGTPADPNAPAGSTADPGNPADPNAPAGSTNAPGTPADPNVPAGSTAAPGSPEDPNAPAGSTATPGTPADPNAPAGSTADPGNPADPNAPAGSTATPGTPADPNTPAGSTAAPGSPEDPNAPAGSTSTPGTPADPNAPAGSTADPGNPADPNAPAGSTNAPGTPADPNVPAGSTAAPGSPEDPNAPADPNAPAGSTADPGNPADPNAPAGSTNAPGTPADPNVPAGSTAAPGSPEDPNAPADPNAPAGSTADPGNPADPNAPAGSTNAPGTPADPNVPAGSTAAPGSPEDPNAPAGSTATPGTPADPNAPAGSTADPGNPADPNAPAGSTNAPGTPADPNVPADSTAAPGVPNAPAGSTASSGTPSDPNAPAGSTAAPGSPEDPNAPADPNAPAGSTADPGNPADPNAPAGSTNAPGTPAAPNVPAGSTAAPGSPEDPNAPADPNAPAGSTAAPGIPENSNSGSTAAPGTPADPNAPAVSTAAPGIPENPNAGSTAAPGNPSHPNSPAGSTAAPGTPADPNIPAGSTAAPGTPADPNIPAGSTAAPGTPAGSTPASGTPADPNATAGSTAAPGTPADPNAPAESWRQRPHHFFLPGQTRPTLRPVQHLPIWPSGPHYAKNPGVDSAEGPRNGFKPIPSHRPLQFWPDWQKWMNGWRTTREPVSITKAPASNQEQEKPQPEKPSNNGPKALESVEQAASVRPSGAGVSSENASVEQSPKGSGERTKDNPKSVEEQSKEQEQKKASSTEKDSSLEEKKEAEKDKSKDSKEEKDSESNKSNDDEKNEEDKQSSKEKKKYLKNIIKKLKNEEDCDEDDVFPDVRDCKKYFRCEVKRSGKHKLVHLRCNKKERFDWLDQTCLPKDEARCLEK, from the exons atggcaaCGAACCGATCGACCAGACTTCTAGTCTTGCTTGTG CTCACGGCCCTAGTGGCCAACCACCAGGCAAGGGCAGCCGCCGCCATTCTTAAGTGCGCCGGCAAGTCAGCTGTCTGCGTGGGACCTCTTACCTATCAGCTCTGCGTGGACGATTTGACGACGGGTAATGTGATTCCCTGCCAGACGAGCACGCGATGCGTCACCGATGGCATCGAGATATGCGAGCCCATCAAGATAGACGCAGAGGCACCCACGGCGGCTGTGGCCAAGATGGTGACAATTACCGACAGTCCAGCTGCCGTCAGCGAATCTGCCCTGCTTGTCGACGGCACCGGAACCGGCAATTCCAACGCCACCACTAATACAATCTCCACTGAGGGTCTCGGATCATCAACGTCCGCTGGGCCGACCACAACTCCAGCTGAGACAACCACTGCTCCCGCTgagacaacaaatattttggaaACAACCACAGAAATTTCATGGTCTGAGGTGTCCCTAGACCCGGAGTCCACGACTTCAGTTATTAACGAGAACACTACCAACACCAATGCACCTGGACAAAGCGAGCCCAACGCAACAGAAGGATCAACCGCTGCTCCTGGAGAAGTAAGTCCCAACAACCCGGCAGGTTCGACATCCGCTCCTGGTACTCCCGAAGATCCAAGCGCTCCAGCAGGCTCGACTAACGCTCCTGGTACCCCTGCTGATCCAAATGTTCCAGCTGGTTCCACTGCCGCTCCTGGTAGTCCTGAAGATCCGAACGCTCCAGCAGGCTCGACTGCCACTCCTGGCACCCCTGCTGACCCCAACGCTCCAGCTGGTTCCACTGCCGATCCTGGTAATCCTGCTGATCCAAACGCTCCAGCAGGCTCAACTAACGCTCCTGATACCCCTGCTGATCCAAATGTTCCAGCTG GTTCCACTGCCGATCCTGGTAATCCTGCTGATCCAAACGCTCCAGCAGGCTCGACTAATGCTCCTGGTACCCCAGCTGATCCAAATGTTCCAGCTGATTCCACTGCCGCTCCTGGTGTTCCAAATGCTCCAGCTGGTTCGACTGCCTCTCCTGGTACCCCTTCTGATCCAAATGCTCCAGCTGGTTCCACTGCCGCTCCTGGAAATCCTGCTGATCCAAACGCTCCAGCAGGCTCGACTAACGCTCCTGATACCCCTGCTGATCCAAATGTTCCAGCTGGTTCCACTGCCGCTCCTGGTAGTCCTGAAGATCCGAACGCTCCAGCAGGCTCGACTTCCACTCCTGGCACCCCTGCTGACCCCAACGCTCCAGCTGGTTCCACTGCCGATCCTGGTAATCCTGCTGATCCAAACGCTCCAGCAGGCTCGACTAACGCTCCTGGTACCCCTGCTGATCCAAATGTTCCAGCTGGTTCCACTGCCGCTCCTGGTAGTCCTGAAGATCCGAACGCTCCAGCAGGCTCGACTGCCACTCCTGGCACCCCTGCTGACCCCAACGCTCCAGCTGGTTCCACTGCCGATCCTGGTAATCCTGCTGATCCAAACGCTCCAGCAGGCTCGACTGCCACGCCTGGCACCCCTGCTGACCCCAACACTCCAGCTGGTTCCACTGCCGCTCCTGGTAGTCCTGAAGATCCGAACGCTCCAGCAGGCTCGACTTCCACTCCTGGCACCCCTGCTGACCCCAACGCTCCAGCTGGTTCCACTGCCGATCCTGGTAATCCTGCTGATCCAAACGCTCCAGCAGGCTCGACTAACGCTCCTGGTACCCCTGCTGATCCAAATGTTCCAGCTGGTTCCACTGCCGCTCCTGGTAGTCCTGAAGATCCGAACGCTCCA GCTGACCCCAACGCTCCAGCTGGTTCCACTGCCGATCCTGGTAATCCTGCTGATCCAAACGCTCCAGCAGGCTCGACTAACGCTCCTGGTACCCCTGCTGATCCAAATGTTCCAGCTGGTTCCACTGCCGCTCCTGGTAGTCCTGAAGATCCGAACGCTCCA GCTGACCCCAACGCTCCAGCTGGTTCCACTGCCGATCCTGGTAATCCTGCTGATCCAAACGCTCCAGCAGGCTCGACTAACGCTCCTGGTACCCCTGCTGATCCAAATGTTCCAGCTGGTTCCACTGCCGCTCCTGGTAGTCCTGAAGATCCGAACGCTCCAGCAGGCTCGACTGCCACTCCTGGCACCCCTGCTGACCCCAACGCTCCAGCTGGTTCCACTGCCGATCCTGGTAATCCTGCTGATCCAAACGCTCCAGCAGGCTCGACTAACGCTCCTGGTACCCCAGCTGATCCAAATGTTCCAGCTGATTCCACTGCCGCTCCTGGTGTTCCAAATGCTCCAGCTGGTTCGACTGCCTCTTCTGGTACCCCTTCTGATCCAAATGCTCCAGCTGGTTCCACTGCCGCTCCTGGTAGTCCTGAAGATCCGAACGCTCCA GCTGACCCCAACGCTCCAGCTGGTTCCACTGCCGATCCTGGTAATCCTGCTGATCCAAACGCTCCAGCAGGCTCGACTAACGCTCCTGGTACCCCTGCTGCTCCAAATGTTCCAGCTGGTTCCACTGCCGCTCCTGGTAGTCCTGAAGATCCGAACGCTCCA GCTGACCCCAACGCTCCAGCTGGTTCCACTGCCGCTCCTGGTATTCCTGAAAATTCAAACTCTGGTTCGACTGCCGCTCCTGGCACGCCTGCTGATCCCAACGCTCCAGCTGTttcgactgctgctcctggtaTTCCTGAAAATCCAAACGCTGGTTCGACTGCCGCACCTGGTAATCCTTCTCATCCCAACTCTCCAGCTGGTTCCACTGCCGCTCCTGGCACCCCAGCTGATCCCAACATTCCAGCTGGTTCCACTGCCGCTCCTGGCACCCCTGCTGATCCCAACATTCCAG CTGGTTCCACTGCCGCTCCTGGCACCCCAGCTGGTTCGACTCCAGCTTCTGGTACTCCTGCTGATCCAAATGCTACAGCTGGTTCCACTGCGGCTCCAGGTACTCCGGCTGATCCCAACGCTCCAGCTGAGTCATGGCGTCAGCGCCCGCATCATTTCTTTCTTCCAGGCCAGACTCGACCAACTCTTCGTCCAGTTCAGCATTTACCGATCTGGCCAAGTGGACCACATTATGCAAAAAATCCTGGTGTTGATTCAGCTGAAGGACCCCGAAATGGCTTCaagcccatcccatcccatcggCCGCTTCAATTCTGGCCAGACTGGCAGAAGTGGATGAATGGCTGGCGCACAACTCGGGAGCCCGTTAGCATTACTAAGGCGCCCGCTTCCAATCAGGAGCAAGAGAAACCCCAGCCAGAGAAGCCCAGCAACAATGGCCCCAAAGCTCTCGAGAGTGTAGAGCAGGCTGCCTCTGTACGCCCATCAGGTGCAGGTGTATCCAGCGAGAACGCCTCTGTCGAGCAGAGCCCCAAGGGTTCTGGCGAGAGAACAAAGGACAATCCCAAATCTGTCGAAGAACAGTCCaaggagcaggaacagaagAAGGCCAGCTCCACTGAGAAAGACAGCTCCCTCGAAGAAAAGAAGGAAGCGGAAAAGGACAAGTCAAAAGATTCCAAAGAGGAAAAGGACAGCGAATCGAATAAGTCCAATGATGACGAAAAGAATGAAGAGGACAAGCAGAGctcaaaggaaaagaaaaagtacTTGAAAAACATCATCAAGAAGTTGAAGAATGAGGAAGACTGCGACGAGGATGACGTCTTCCCTGATGTTCGTGACTGCAAGAAGTACTTCCGATGTGAGGTAAAACGGTCGGGGAAGCACAAGTTGGTGCATCTGCGTTGCAACAAAAAGGAGAGGTTCGATTGGCTCGACCAAACCTGCCTTCCCAAGGATGAAGCTCGTTGTCTAGAGAAGTAA
- the LOC117895203 gene encoding collagen alpha-1(I) chain isoform X16 — protein MATNRSTRLLVLLVLTALVANHQARAAAAILKCAGKSAVCVGPLTYQLCVDDLTTGNVIPCQTSTRCVTDGIEICEPIKIDAEAPTAAVAKMVTITDSPAAVSESALLVDGTGTGNSNATTNTISTEGLGSSTSAGPTTTPAETTTAPAETTNILETTTEISWSEVSLDPESTTSVINENTTNTNAPGQSEPNATEGSTAAPGEVSPNNPAGSTSAPGTPEDPSAPAGSTNAPGTPADPNVPAGSTAAPGTPADPNAPAGSTADPGNPADPNAPAGSTNAPGTPADPNVPADSTAAPGVPNAPAGSTASPGTPSDPNAPAGSTAAPGNPADPNAPAGSTNAPDTPADPNVPAGSTAAPGSPEDPNAPAGSTSTPGTPADPNAPAGSTADPGNPADPNAPAGSTNAPGTPADPNVPAGSTAAPGSPEDPNAPAGSTATPGTPADPNAPAGSTADPGNPADPNAPAGSTATPGTPADPNTPAGSTAAPGSPEDPNAPAGSTSTPGTPADPNAPAGSTADPGNPADPNAPAGSTNAPGTPADPNVPAGSTAAPGSPEDPNAPADPNAPAGSTADPGNPADPNAPAGSTNAPGTPADPNVPAGSTAAPGSPEDPNAPADPNAPAGSTADPGNPADPNAPAGSTNAPGTPADPNVPAGSTAAPGSPEDPNAPAGSTATPGTPADPNAPAGSTADPGNPADPNAPAGSTNAPGTPADPNVPADSTAAPGVPNAPAGSTASSGTPSDPNAPAGSTAAPGSPEDPNAPADPNAPAGSTADPGNPADPNAPAGSTNAPGTPAAPNVPAGSTAAPGSPEDPNAPADPNAPAGSTAAPGIPENSNSGSTAAPGTPADPNAPAVSTAAPGIPENPNAGSTAAPGNPSHPNSPAGSTAAPGTPADPNIPAGSTAAPGTPADPNIPDGSTRAPGIPADPNVPAGSTAAPGTPADPNAPAVSTAAPGIPENPNAGSTAAPGNPSHPNSPAGSTAAPGTPAGSTPASGTPADPNATAGSTAAPGTPADPNAPAESWRQRPHHFFLPGQTRPTLRPVQHLPIWPSGPHYAKNPGVDSAEGPRNGFKPIPSHRPLQFWPDWQKWMNGWRTTREPVSITKAPASNQEQEKPQPEKPSNNGPKALESVEQAASVRPSGAGVSSENASVEQSPKGSGERTKDNPKSVEEQSKEQEQKKASSTEKDSSLEEKKEAEKDKSKDSKEEKDSESNKSNDDEKNEEDKQSSKEKKKYLKNIIKKLKNEEDCDEDDVFPDVRDCKKYFRCEVKRSGKHKLVHLRCNKKERFDWLDQTCLPKDEARCLEK, from the exons atggcaaCGAACCGATCGACCAGACTTCTAGTCTTGCTTGTG CTCACGGCCCTAGTGGCCAACCACCAGGCAAGGGCAGCCGCCGCCATTCTTAAGTGCGCCGGCAAGTCAGCTGTCTGCGTGGGACCTCTTACCTATCAGCTCTGCGTGGACGATTTGACGACGGGTAATGTGATTCCCTGCCAGACGAGCACGCGATGCGTCACCGATGGCATCGAGATATGCGAGCCCATCAAGATAGACGCAGAGGCACCCACGGCGGCTGTGGCCAAGATGGTGACAATTACCGACAGTCCAGCTGCCGTCAGCGAATCTGCCCTGCTTGTCGACGGCACCGGAACCGGCAATTCCAACGCCACCACTAATACAATCTCCACTGAGGGTCTCGGATCATCAACGTCCGCTGGGCCGACCACAACTCCAGCTGAGACAACCACTGCTCCCGCTgagacaacaaatattttggaaACAACCACAGAAATTTCATGGTCTGAGGTGTCCCTAGACCCGGAGTCCACGACTTCAGTTATTAACGAGAACACTACCAACACCAATGCACCTGGACAAAGCGAGCCCAACGCAACAGAAGGATCAACCGCTGCTCCTGGAGAAGTAAGTCCCAACAACCCGGCAGGTTCGACATCCGCTCCTGGTACTCCCGAAGATCCAAGCGCTCCAGCAGGCTCGACTAACGCTCCTGGTACCCCTGCTGATCCAAATGTTCCAGCTGGTTCCACTGCCGCTCCTG GCACCCCTGCTGACCCCAACGCTCCAGCTGGTTCCACTGCCGATCCTGGTAATCCTGCTGATCCAAACGCTCCAGCAGGCTCGACTAATGCTCCTGGTACCCCAGCTGATCCAAATGTTCCAGCTGATTCCACTGCCGCTCCTGGTGTTCCAAATGCTCCAGCTGGTTCGACTGCCTCTCCTGGTACCCCTTCTGATCCAAATGCTCCAGCTGGTTCCACTGCCGCTCCTGGAAATCCTGCTGATCCAAACGCTCCAGCAGGCTCGACTAACGCTCCTGATACCCCTGCTGATCCAAATGTTCCAGCTGGTTCCACTGCCGCTCCTGGTAGTCCTGAAGATCCGAACGCTCCAGCAGGCTCGACTTCCACTCCTGGCACCCCTGCTGACCCCAACGCTCCAGCTGGTTCCACTGCCGATCCTGGTAATCCTGCTGATCCAAACGCTCCAGCAGGCTCGACTAACGCTCCTGGTACCCCTGCTGATCCAAATGTTCCAGCTGGTTCCACTGCCGCTCCTGGTAGTCCTGAAGATCCGAACGCTCCAGCAGGCTCGACTGCCACTCCTGGCACCCCTGCTGACCCCAACGCTCCAGCTGGTTCCACTGCCGATCCTGGTAATCCTGCTGATCCAAACGCTCCAGCAGGCTCGACTGCCACGCCTGGCACCCCTGCTGACCCCAACACTCCAGCTGGTTCCACTGCCGCTCCTGGTAGTCCTGAAGATCCGAACGCTCCAGCAGGCTCGACTTCCACTCCTGGCACCCCTGCTGACCCCAACGCTCCAGCTGGTTCCACTGCCGATCCTGGTAATCCTGCTGATCCAAACGCTCCAGCAGGCTCGACTAACGCTCCTGGTACCCCTGCTGATCCAAATGTTCCAGCTGGTTCCACTGCCGCTCCTGGTAGTCCTGAAGATCCGAACGCTCCA GCTGACCCCAACGCTCCAGCTGGTTCCACTGCCGATCCTGGTAATCCTGCTGATCCAAACGCTCCAGCAGGCTCGACTAACGCTCCTGGTACCCCTGCTGATCCAAATGTTCCAGCTGGTTCCACTGCCGCTCCTGGTAGTCCTGAAGATCCGAACGCTCCA GCTGACCCCAACGCTCCAGCTGGTTCCACTGCCGATCCTGGTAATCCTGCTGATCCAAACGCTCCAGCAGGCTCGACTAACGCTCCTGGTACCCCTGCTGATCCAAATGTTCCAGCTGGTTCCACTGCCGCTCCTGGTAGTCCTGAAGATCCGAACGCTCCAGCAGGCTCGACTGCCACTCCTGGCACCCCTGCTGACCCCAACGCTCCAGCTGGTTCCACTGCCGATCCTGGTAATCCTGCTGATCCAAACGCTCCAGCAGGCTCGACTAACGCTCCTGGTACCCCAGCTGATCCAAATGTTCCAGCTGATTCCACTGCCGCTCCTGGTGTTCCAAATGCTCCAGCTGGTTCGACTGCCTCTTCTGGTACCCCTTCTGATCCAAATGCTCCAGCTGGTTCCACTGCCGCTCCTGGTAGTCCTGAAGATCCGAACGCTCCA GCTGACCCCAACGCTCCAGCTGGTTCCACTGCCGATCCTGGTAATCCTGCTGATCCAAACGCTCCAGCAGGCTCGACTAACGCTCCTGGTACCCCTGCTGCTCCAAATGTTCCAGCTGGTTCCACTGCCGCTCCTGGTAGTCCTGAAGATCCGAACGCTCCA GCTGACCCCAACGCTCCAGCTGGTTCCACTGCCGCTCCTGGTATTCCTGAAAATTCAAACTCTGGTTCGACTGCCGCTCCTGGCACGCCTGCTGATCCCAACGCTCCAGCTGTttcgactgctgctcctggtaTTCCTGAAAATCCAAACGCTGGTTCGACTGCCGCACCTGGTAATCCTTCTCATCCCAACTCTCCAGCTGGTTCCACTGCCGCTCCTGGCACCCCAGCTGATCCCAACATTCCAGCTGGTTCCACTGCCGCTCCTGGCACCCCTGCTGATCCCAACATTCCAGATGGTTCGACTCGCGCTCCTGGTATTCCTGCTGATCCAAATGTTCCAGCTGGTTCCACAGCCGCTCCTGGTACCCCTGCTGATCCCAACGCTCCAGCTGTttcgactgctgctcctggtaTTCCTGAAAATCCAAACGCTGGTTCGACTGCCGCACCTGGTAATCCTTCTCATCCCAACTCTCCAGCTGGTTCCACTGCCGCTCCTGGCACCCCAGCTGGTTCGACTCCAGCTTCTGGTACTCCTGCTGATCCAAATGCTACAGCTGGTTCCACTGCGGCTCCAGGTACTCCGGCTGATCCCAACGCTCCAGCTGAGTCATGGCGTCAGCGCCCGCATCATTTCTTTCTTCCAGGCCAGACTCGACCAACTCTTCGTCCAGTTCAGCATTTACCGATCTGGCCAAGTGGACCACATTATGCAAAAAATCCTGGTGTTGATTCAGCTGAAGGACCCCGAAATGGCTTCaagcccatcccatcccatcggCCGCTTCAATTCTGGCCAGACTGGCAGAAGTGGATGAATGGCTGGCGCACAACTCGGGAGCCCGTTAGCATTACTAAGGCGCCCGCTTCCAATCAGGAGCAAGAGAAACCCCAGCCAGAGAAGCCCAGCAACAATGGCCCCAAAGCTCTCGAGAGTGTAGAGCAGGCTGCCTCTGTACGCCCATCAGGTGCAGGTGTATCCAGCGAGAACGCCTCTGTCGAGCAGAGCCCCAAGGGTTCTGGCGAGAGAACAAAGGACAATCCCAAATCTGTCGAAGAACAGTCCaaggagcaggaacagaagAAGGCCAGCTCCACTGAGAAAGACAGCTCCCTCGAAGAAAAGAAGGAAGCGGAAAAGGACAAGTCAAAAGATTCCAAAGAGGAAAAGGACAGCGAATCGAATAAGTCCAATGATGACGAAAAGAATGAAGAGGACAAGCAGAGctcaaaggaaaagaaaaagtacTTGAAAAACATCATCAAGAAGTTGAAGAATGAGGAAGACTGCGACGAGGATGACGTCTTCCCTGATGTTCGTGACTGCAAGAAGTACTTCCGATGTGAGGTAAAACGGTCGGGGAAGCACAAGTTGGTGCATCTGCGTTGCAACAAAAAGGAGAGGTTCGATTGGCTCGACCAAACCTGCCTTCCCAAGGATGAAGCTCGTTGTCTAGAGAAGTAA
- the LOC117895203 gene encoding collagen alpha-1(I) chain isoform X22, whose translation MATNRSTRLLVLLVLTALVANHQARAAAAILKCAGKSAVCVGPLTYQLCVDDLTTGNVIPCQTSTRCVTDGIEICEPIKIDAEAPTAAVAKMVTITDSPAAVSESALLVDGTGTGNSNATTNTISTEGLGSSTSAGPTTTPAETTTAPAETTNILETTTEISWSEVSLDPESTTSVINENTTNTNAPGQSEPNATEGSTAAPGEVSPNNPAGSTSAPGTPEDPSAPAGSTNAPGTPADPNVPAGSTAAPGTPADPNTPAGSTAAPGSPEDPNAPAGSTSTPGTPADPNAPAGSTADPGNPADPNAPAGSTNAPGTPADPNVPAGSTAAPGSPEDPNAPADPNAPAGSTADPGNPADPNAPAGSTNAPGTPADPNVPAGSTAAPGSPEDPNAPADPNAPAGSTADPGNPADPNAPAGSTNAPGTPADPNVPAGSTAAPGSPEDPNAPAGSTATPGTPADPNAPAGSTADPGNPADPNAPAGSTNAPGTPADPNVPADSTAAPGVPNAPAGSTASSGTPSDPNAPAGSTAAPGSPEDPNAPADPNAPAGSTADPGNPADPNAPAGSTNAPGTPAAPNVPAGSTAAPGSPEDPNAPADPNAPAGSTAAPGIPENSNSGSTAAPGTPADPNAPAVSTAAPGIPENPNAGSTAAPGNPSHPNSPAGSTAAPGTPADPNIPAGSTAAPGTPADPNIPDGSTRAPGIPADPNVPAGSTAAPGTPADPNAPAVSTAAPGIPENPNAGSTAAPGNPSHPNSPAGSTAAPGTPAGSTPASGTPADPNATAGSTAAPGTPADPNAPAESWRQRPHHFFLPGQTRPTLRPVQHLPIWPSGPHYAKNPGVDSAEGPRNGFKPIPSHRPLQFWPDWQKWMNGWRTTREPVSITKAPASNQEQEKPQPEKPSNNGPKALESVEQAASVRPSGAGVSSENASVEQSPKGSGERTKDNPKSVEEQSKEQEQKKASSTEKDSSLEEKKEAEKDKSKDSKEEKDSESNKSNDDEKNEEDKQSSKEKKKYLKNIIKKLKNEEDCDEDDVFPDVRDCKKYFRCEVKRSGKHKLVHLRCNKKERFDWLDQTCLPKDEARCLEK comes from the exons atggcaaCGAACCGATCGACCAGACTTCTAGTCTTGCTTGTG CTCACGGCCCTAGTGGCCAACCACCAGGCAAGGGCAGCCGCCGCCATTCTTAAGTGCGCCGGCAAGTCAGCTGTCTGCGTGGGACCTCTTACCTATCAGCTCTGCGTGGACGATTTGACGACGGGTAATGTGATTCCCTGCCAGACGAGCACGCGATGCGTCACCGATGGCATCGAGATATGCGAGCCCATCAAGATAGACGCAGAGGCACCCACGGCGGCTGTGGCCAAGATGGTGACAATTACCGACAGTCCAGCTGCCGTCAGCGAATCTGCCCTGCTTGTCGACGGCACCGGAACCGGCAATTCCAACGCCACCACTAATACAATCTCCACTGAGGGTCTCGGATCATCAACGTCCGCTGGGCCGACCACAACTCCAGCTGAGACAACCACTGCTCCCGCTgagacaacaaatattttggaaACAACCACAGAAATTTCATGGTCTGAGGTGTCCCTAGACCCGGAGTCCACGACTTCAGTTATTAACGAGAACACTACCAACACCAATGCACCTGGACAAAGCGAGCCCAACGCAACAGAAGGATCAACCGCTGCTCCTGGAGAAGTAAGTCCCAACAACCCGGCAGGTTCGACATCCGCTCCTGGTACTCCCGAAGATCCAAGCGCTCCAGCAGGCTCGACTAACGCTCCTGGTACCCCTGCTGATCCAAATGTTCCAGCTGGTTCCACTGCCGCTCCTG GCACCCCTGCTGACCCCAACACTCCAGCTGGTTCCACTGCCGCTCCTGGTAGTCCTGAAGATCCGAACGCTCCAGCAGGCTCGACTTCCACTCCTGGCACCCCTGCTGACCCCAACGCTCCAGCTGGTTCCACTGCCGATCCTGGTAATCCTGCTGATCCAAACGCTCCAGCAGGCTCGACTAACGCTCCTGGTACCCCTGCTGATCCAAATGTTCCAGCTGGTTCCACTGCCGCTCCTGGTAGTCCTGAAGATCCGAACGCTCCA GCTGACCCCAACGCTCCAGCTGGTTCCACTGCCGATCCTGGTAATCCTGCTGATCCAAACGCTCCAGCAGGCTCGACTAACGCTCCTGGTACCCCTGCTGATCCAAATGTTCCAGCTGGTTCCACTGCCGCTCCTGGTAGTCCTGAAGATCCGAACGCTCCA GCTGACCCCAACGCTCCAGCTGGTTCCACTGCCGATCCTGGTAATCCTGCTGATCCAAACGCTCCAGCAGGCTCGACTAACGCTCCTGGTACCCCTGCTGATCCAAATGTTCCAGCTGGTTCCACTGCCGCTCCTGGTAGTCCTGAAGATCCGAACGCTCCAGCAGGCTCGACTGCCACTCCTGGCACCCCTGCTGACCCCAACGCTCCAGCTGGTTCCACTGCCGATCCTGGTAATCCTGCTGATCCAAACGCTCCAGCAGGCTCGACTAACGCTCCTGGTACCCCAGCTGATCCAAATGTTCCAGCTGATTCCACTGCCGCTCCTGGTGTTCCAAATGCTCCAGCTGGTTCGACTGCCTCTTCTGGTACCCCTTCTGATCCAAATGCTCCAGCTGGTTCCACTGCCGCTCCTGGTAGTCCTGAAGATCCGAACGCTCCA GCTGACCCCAACGCTCCAGCTGGTTCCACTGCCGATCCTGGTAATCCTGCTGATCCAAACGCTCCAGCAGGCTCGACTAACGCTCCTGGTACCCCTGCTGCTCCAAATGTTCCAGCTGGTTCCACTGCCGCTCCTGGTAGTCCTGAAGATCCGAACGCTCCA GCTGACCCCAACGCTCCAGCTGGTTCCACTGCCGCTCCTGGTATTCCTGAAAATTCAAACTCTGGTTCGACTGCCGCTCCTGGCACGCCTGCTGATCCCAACGCTCCAGCTGTttcgactgctgctcctggtaTTCCTGAAAATCCAAACGCTGGTTCGACTGCCGCACCTGGTAATCCTTCTCATCCCAACTCTCCAGCTGGTTCCACTGCCGCTCCTGGCACCCCAGCTGATCCCAACATTCCAGCTGGTTCCACTGCCGCTCCTGGCACCCCTGCTGATCCCAACATTCCAGATGGTTCGACTCGCGCTCCTGGTATTCCTGCTGATCCAAATGTTCCAGCTGGTTCCACAGCCGCTCCTGGTACCCCTGCTGATCCCAACGCTCCAGCTGTttcgactgctgctcctggtaTTCCTGAAAATCCAAACGCTGGTTCGACTGCCGCACCTGGTAATCCTTCTCATCCCAACTCTCCAGCTGGTTCCACTGCCGCTCCTGGCACCCCAGCTGGTTCGACTCCAGCTTCTGGTACTCCTGCTGATCCAAATGCTACAGCTGGTTCCACTGCGGCTCCAGGTACTCCGGCTGATCCCAACGCTCCAGCTGAGTCATGGCGTCAGCGCCCGCATCATTTCTTTCTTCCAGGCCAGACTCGACCAACTCTTCGTCCAGTTCAGCATTTACCGATCTGGCCAAGTGGACCACATTATGCAAAAAATCCTGGTGTTGATTCAGCTGAAGGACCCCGAAATGGCTTCaagcccatcccatcccatcggCCGCTTCAATTCTGGCCAGACTGGCAGAAGTGGATGAATGGCTGGCGCACAACTCGGGAGCCCGTTAGCATTACTAAGGCGCCCGCTTCCAATCAGGAGCAAGAGAAACCCCAGCCAGAGAAGCCCAGCAACAATGGCCCCAAAGCTCTCGAGAGTGTAGAGCAGGCTGCCTCTGTACGCCCATCAGGTGCAGGTGTATCCAGCGAGAACGCCTCTGTCGAGCAGAGCCCCAAGGGTTCTGGCGAGAGAACAAAGGACAATCCCAAATCTGTCGAAGAACAGTCCaaggagcaggaacagaagAAGGCCAGCTCCACTGAGAAAGACAGCTCCCTCGAAGAAAAGAAGGAAGCGGAAAAGGACAAGTCAAAAGATTCCAAAGAGGAAAAGGACAGCGAATCGAATAAGTCCAATGATGACGAAAAGAATGAAGAGGACAAGCAGAGctcaaaggaaaagaaaaagtacTTGAAAAACATCATCAAGAAGTTGAAGAATGAGGAAGACTGCGACGAGGATGACGTCTTCCCTGATGTTCGTGACTGCAAGAAGTACTTCCGATGTGAGGTAAAACGGTCGGGGAAGCACAAGTTGGTGCATCTGCGTTGCAACAAAAAGGAGAGGTTCGATTGGCTCGACCAAACCTGCCTTCCCAAGGATGAAGCTCGTTGTCTAGAGAAGTAA